A segment of the Cheilinus undulatus linkage group 24, ASM1832078v1, whole genome shotgun sequence genome:
TTAaataaaattccccaaaattaaaaaataaattcctcaaattttcataaaaatactaaaaaaaatcaaagcaaccctccccaaaaatctaatcaacttcttaaaaatttaaaaataaggttctcaaattttcatgaaattactgaaaagtttcaaagctaattcccccagaaatttgaatcaaatcccccaaatttacaaataaatgttagaatttccataaaaaaccctaaaattcTCAAGAAcaatttccccaaaaattcaaatcacattcccaaaaatttacagataaattaatcacattttaaagaagatactttaaattttcaaagcaaattccccccaCAAAAAATTTTAACTCAAATTCCTTAAATTGTGACaatacatttctcaaatttctgCAGAAATATCTAAAAATTTTGAAGCAAACCCCCCCAAATTCAAATCAAtccaacaaaaatgtctttttgcaattttttgtgcTATATcccaaatttgatatgaattgtaatGAAGGGGGTGGTGATattacagattttttattttgaagaggacaaaaatatacaagtaTGAACTTTTGTCAGTTGTTTtagaaaatattggcacttgaatgtttgcatgatgtgtaaaacacctctgcctcaaaaaatgtattaaactagTATTTCAAAACACCTGTctggtcaaagaaatattgcaccctctgtgatttaaaatttgCAGTAGGTCACACTGcgatttaatttacattttgattaattgcccagcccttcaAGACAGTAAGGAATCTTTGTACCTGACACCTGCTTTGcatgagaacatttttttaatcttaagtGCCTATCCAGGTAGCTTTTGGTTGTGAAAGAAGCCCCACAGATGCTACAGGAGAACAGCTTTTCACTTGAGTGAATTGGCGTGTGCTtactcagatctgatttttgaTAGAAGCTTTTTGAACAGATGCTGCACGAGTGCGGCCTCTCACGTAAGTGAACCCCTTCCACGTGTTTTTTCAGTCTCCCGCTCTCTTTGAAAGACTTGCCGCATGTCCTGCAAATAAACGGCCTTTCATCTCTATGAATTGTATTGTGGGTGTTTAAATGCGTTAAGCGAAAGAAGCTTTTTCCGCAGGTCGTGCAGGAgtaaggcttctcacctgtgtgaattctcatgtggGCTGTCAGTTCGTGCTTTCCTTTGAATGATTTGCCACATGTTACACACATAAATGGCTTCTCGGTTTCATGAATCTGGATGTGCGTGTTCAAGGCAGAGCTCTGAGAGAAGCTTTCTCCACAGATGCTACAGGATAACAGCGTCTCATCTGTGTGAGTTCCCATGTGGACTTTCAAGTTTCTTTTGAATCTGAACGACTTACCACATGTTGTACAAGTAAAAGGCTGTTCACCTGTATGCTTCACATTGTGCTTTTTCAAGCCTGACATCTGAAAGAATCCTTTTCCACATATTTTGCAAGAAAATggcctctcacctgtgtgacTTCTTACATGAACTGCcaataatgatttaaaactgaacattttccCACAGGTCTTGCAAGAATGTGTTTCTTTTCCACTGTGGACATGCTGATGTGTCTGTAAAGCTGTCTTGTTCTTAAAACTTTCACCACAGGTGTCACATTTAAAAGGCTGTTGATCTTGAAGAGGATTCTCTGACATGTCCGTGTTATGACTGCTTTGGTGAATTATACTGGGTTCTGAGTCTCTGTGATTGCTTCCTGTAGGATTTTGATCCTCAGCTATGTAAGAGTTGCAAGAAAGGGGCTCATTTTCATGTTGTAGTTCTGGTTCACTGTGGTCTCCTTCCTCTTGAGCAGGAGTCAACATGAACGCGTCAGTCTCCTCCTTCAGTATAAGCTGCTCTCCCTGCTGAATGCTGCAGGGTTCCTCTGGTTCCTCTTTAATCTGTGGAGGATCTGGCTCCTCTTGGTCTTGACTGGAGTTCCTCTCCTGGTTATAGGGCTGCTGGTCAGGCAGAACCTCCTCTTCTTTACACACATCTGGAGgacaatgaaacaaaaagaattAGGAATTCATACATTGAGCGCTTCTACACTGCAGGTCATACCCATACAAACCCATTCCACCAAGCATTAGCTTATCCTGTTTATATGATACTATTTATATTATACTGTGTGGCAAAGAGATACTCCAACTCCGATCACAAGCTTGACAGAAGAGTTCAAGTGCTCAAAGGTTAGAACAGAGTTGCTGTTAGCAGGGAGCAAAGATATAATAGTTAGCAGTGTAGTTTCAAATCCAACTAGGGGAACGAAATGGAACCCAAGACAGGcagtagaggaggaggaggcagctCTTAGGCATGCTGAGATTGTAGGCAATGTCCAGATAGGCCAGGGAGGCCTGGGGCTTGGCTTAGGTAGAGGACGAGGACAGTTCAGTTTGTCTCAGAAGGAGAGAAGGTTAAAGGAGGCAAGTTTTTAGGTAGGCACCAATTAGGCCAGTTAAAGGATGCTAaggactagggctgaacgatttgagaaaataatctaattgcgattattttttcaaatattgcGGTTGGGATTTGATATCGGGTTTTgggtattttcttttttagttcCTCACATTATGCATTTTCAACCAACCTAGGCAATAAATAAGTCTATACTTTAACCAGCATAACATTAAATAGATACGACTACGTCTGAacgattttaaaaaaaacattttaattgcaattatttacACTTATCTTGCAAACTTTACATGAATTGTTGTGTTAAAGGGAATGATAgtatttatgtttatatttgatgagaaaaacatctacaaaaacaagaaaatagtGCTATGGTCTGCCAGTCAGCGCATAGTTTGTTTTATAGAGCTGACAGTTCTGTGGGAGGATTCTGTGGAGGAAGCCTGTGAAAGGAAAAAGCTGAGATATGAAGATTTAGGAGCAGAAGCTGAACAGCGAGGATGGAAAGTTAGGGCTCATCCAGCAAAAGTGGGCCGTAGAGGGTTTGTAGCAAGGTCAGCTGTTTCATTACTTAGAGAGCTGGGAGTGCAGGGGCAGAATTTGCGAAAGGAAGTTACAGAGTTGTCGGATGACGCAGCTCAGGCCAGTCAGTAGATCTGGATGAGAAGGagctacctggagcttgcatgtacggAGCCTGGCTCTGTTGAAGGTGGCgtgctgttgaggctgtgtgggccatgtgGTACTGTTGGTAAGATGATGTCTCTGTGCTGGCATGGTGGGTGGTTAGAGCCGGCATGGAGGTGAGTGGCTCTGGGACGCTGGAGATCACCGTTCAGCTCTCTGGAGGTGCtgtgggactaactggacgaaacactgatgaaggaggggtcccacttgacaaccctggtgaagtgCAGGTTTCTTACTACCTATGAGTCTGCACGGTTGACGTGTGGAGACAAATAGTAACtgattagggatttcttcactgagtgctgatcctctttatatagggcacaagtatcttgtgttttattcagccCATCATGGGTTTAATCCCACTAAACCAGTGATGGGTTGCAGAACCACTggctctacctactgagccacagtcaccccaAACTGATGGGTCAGACTACAaggttgctaaagctcatgttggtAAAGCTAACCttgctatagataacagagctacgtagGTAAAGGAGCTAAAGTTAAACCCTCAAAGCAGCTACCAGttcataacaaaaaaaaatcctaaaccacaataataaagtcatgtaagacataaaaagcatcatggttttcatttttttaccagTCCAGTTCATTTAATGAGTGACGAGTTTTTGCAAGTGTTATGTTGTTGGCATACATTTTTAACTGAGCAGATTTCAGGACTTCcacttttatatgtttttaaacaGGTAGCCCGTTTgaacattatttatttaatttcaagaTACCCCATAcatatatgtaaatatgtatATAGTGTATAATTTGTATATACATGGGTGTATAATGCAAATGTCGGTGTATATAGTTGTATATGCTTCACATCtatcaacaaaaaagaaactcagCGCCCTCCGTAGCTTACTGAGACTGGACTTTAAAATTAAACCACAAAGTAGAGAGATAAACCCGAATTACTGTTAAAAGATTGGAAGGTAAACACATTTACATGGCATATCTTGAGCTATTAAAATAAAGCAGTTTTTCTTACCTATTCGGTCTAAGTTGACTTGAGGTTTTAAGAAGATATCCAGCAGTTTCCGTTGACGCTCGAGCTCCTCCTCGTACTCGACGACAgttcttttaaaaactacaaaaatgtctTCAGCAGCAGCCGTTAGTCTCTCTGTGACGATTTTCCTTAAACTCTCTTCTGAATACATTCTTGTTGTCGCTTTATTGAGCGTGGAAAAAGGAGAGCCACGATGCAGCCGACGTTCAATACCTTCAGCTGCGTTTCAATGAACGCGCCGCGCCTCCTGTTTGTTTACTTCCGCTGTGTGTCACAGTTAAACTGGCACGCCACAGAAACGGGTGTACCGAAAATGGAGGCTCAAAAGTTCCGCTTTAAACTGACTTATTTTATTCCAAATTTGTTTAATATCAGGGGATAATATTTTTAAAGCGCGCTCACTTCGGTCAAGAATTATATTACAAATCATTCAAAATCTTCTTCCTTTCCCATTGTAATTCA
Coding sequences within it:
- the LOC121506352 gene encoding gastrula zinc finger protein XlCGF28.1-like isoform X1, coding for MYSEESLRKIVTERLTAAAEDIFVVFKRTVVEYEEELERQRKLLDIFLKPQVNLDRIDVCKEEEVLPDQQPYNQERNSSQDQEEPDPPQIKEEPEEPCSIQQGEQLILKEETDAFMLTPAQEEGDHSEPELQHENEPLSCNSYIAEDQNPTGSNHRDSEPSIIHQSSHNTDMSENPLQDQQPFKCDTCGESFKNKTALQTHQHVHSGKETHSCKTCGKMFSFKSLLAVHVRSHTGERPFSCKICGKGFFQMSGLKKHNVKHTGEQPFTCTTCGKSFRFKRNLKVHMGTHTDETLLSCSICGESFSQSSALNTHIQIHETEKPFMCVTCGKSFKGKHELTAHMRIHTGEKPYSCTTCGKSFFRLTHLNTHNTIHRDERPFICRTCGKSFKESGRLKKHVEGVHLRERPHSCSICSKSFYQKSDLSKHTPIHSSEKLFSCSICGASFTTKSYLDRHLRLKKCSHAKQVSGTKIPYCLEGLGN
- the LOC121506352 gene encoding gastrula zinc finger protein XlCGF28.1-like isoform X2 codes for the protein MPALTTHHASTETSSYQQYHMAHTASTARHLQQSQAPYMQAPDVCKEEEVLPDQQPYNQERNSSQDQEEPDPPQIKEEPEEPCSIQQGEQLILKEETDAFMLTPAQEEGDHSEPELQHENEPLSCNSYIAEDQNPTGSNHRDSEPSIIHQSSHNTDMSENPLQDQQPFKCDTCGESFKNKTALQTHQHVHSGKETHSCKTCGKMFSFKSLLAVHVRSHTGERPFSCKICGKGFFQMSGLKKHNVKHTGEQPFTCTTCGKSFRFKRNLKVHMGTHTDETLLSCSICGESFSQSSALNTHIQIHETEKPFMCVTCGKSFKGKHELTAHMRIHTGEKPYSCTTCGKSFFRLTHLNTHNTIHRDERPFICRTCGKSFKESGRLKKHVEGVHLRERPHSCSICSKSFYQKSDLSKHTPIHSSEKLFSCSICGASFTTKSYLDRHLRLKKCSHAKQVSGTKIPYCLEGLGN